From the Phaseolus vulgaris chloroplast, complete genome genome, the window TTTTAACCGCGGGCACTGTAACTATGAAAATGGCCCCTTCTTTAGTTCGATTATATGAACAAATGCCCGAACCTAAATATGTTATTGCTATGGGAGCCTGTACAATTACGGGGGGGATGTTTAGTACCGATTCTTATAGTACTGTTCGAGGCGTAGATAAGCTAATTCCTGTAGATGTATATTTGCCGGGCTGTCCACCTAAACCGGAGGCCATTATAGATGCTATAACAAAACTTCGTAAGAAAATATCTCGAGAAATATATGAAGATCCAATAAGTTTTCAACGAGAGAATAGATGTTTTACTATCAACCACAAGTTTCATGTTGGATACAGTACTTATACTGGCAATTATGGTCA encodes:
- the ndhK gene encoding NADH dehydrogenase subunit K, which translates into the protein MNSIEFPLLDQTTQNSVISTTLNDFSNWSRLSSLWPLLYGTSCCFIEFASLIGSRFDFDRYGLVPRSSPRQADLILTAGTVTMKMAPSLVRLYEQMPEPKYVIAMGACTITGGMFSTDSYSTVRGVDKLIPVDVYLPGCPPKPEAIIDAITKLRKKISREIYEDPISFQRENRCFTINHKFHVGYSTYTGNYGQEFFYQPPSTSEIASDTFF